The proteins below come from a single Serinus canaria isolate serCan28SL12 chromosome 6, serCan2020, whole genome shotgun sequence genomic window:
- the LOC103814120 gene encoding pancreatic lipase-related protein 2-like has protein sequence MVVGMWIVAFYLLGRVAGKEVCYPRLGCFTDDPPWSGVPGRLLTGLPDSPEEMNISFSLYTRETGNNSQVISAINSSTIQKSHFSSHRKTSFIIHGFGSTGKTGWVVEMCLLLLEVENINCIAVDWKEGAKGTYVSAVNNIRVLGAEVAYFITALQKMFGYSPYEIHLIGHSLGAHTAGEAGRRIRGIRRITGLDPAGPYFEGTPPEVRLDPTDANFVDVIHSNAAHFPAAGFGMYNTTGHLDFYPNGGTVMPGCTDLIPEMQQSDFEAIIADATLFGGCHHSRSHEFYFASILYPTGYLAYPCDSYEAFKKGICFPCPQEGCPMMGHYADRFPEKLKRIDQKYFLNTAADEPFATWRQKVFIKLSGVKKTRGDINLVYYDTQGNSKEYEVASGDLSQDDVYTQYLDVEINPKNTTKIEFRWNKAIFSLLWARLGAETVNIIHGADGHRSTFCGHGTVAYGEPQILTPC, from the exons ATG GTGGTTGGAATGTGGATTGTTGCATTTTATCTCCTTGGCAGAGTAGCAG GTAAAGAAGTTTGCTACCCCAGGCTTGGCTGTTTTACAGATGACCCACCCTGGTCCGGGGTACCAGGGAGGCTTCTGACAGGTTTGCCTGATTCTCCAGAAGAGATGAACATCAGCTTCTCTCTCTACACCAGAGAAACAGGAAATAACTCACAg GTGATCTCAGCGATAAACTCCTCGACCATCCAGAAGTCACATTTTTCCTCACATAGGAAAACCTCCTTCATCATTCATGGATTTGGCAGCACTGGAAAGACAGGCTGGGTGGTAGAAATGTGCTTG CTGTTACTGGAGGTGGAAAACATCAACTGCATTGCTGTGGATTGGAAAGAGGGAGCAAAAGGCACCTACGTCAGTGCAGTGAACAACATCCGCGTGCTGGGGGCTGAGGTTGCTTATTTCATAACAGCTCTGCAG AAAATGTTCGGATACTCCCCTTATGAAATCCATTTAATTGGCCACAGCCTGGGAGCACAcactgcaggagaggcaggaagaaggATCCGAGGCATCCGACGGATAACAG gtttagACCCTGCTGGGCCCTATTTTGAAGGTACTCCTCCCGAGGTGAGACTGGATCCTACAGATGCAAACTTTGTTGATGTTATCCACAGCAACGCTGCtcacttccctgcagcag GGTTTGGAATGTATAACACCACTGGGCACCTGGACTTTTACCCAAATGGAGGAACTGTGATGCCTGGATGCACTGATTTGATTCCAGAGATGCAACAAAGTGATTTTGAAGCCATCATTGCAG ATGCTACACTCTTTGGGGGATGCCACCACTCACGCAGCCATGAGTTTTATTTTGCAAGTATCCTCTACCCCACTGGATACCTTGCATATCCCTGTGACTCATATGAAGCCTTTAAGAAA GGAATCTGTTTCCCATGTCCACAGGAGGGGTGTCCAATGATGGGACACTATGCTGACAGATTCCCAGAAAAATTGAAGAGGATAGAccaaaagtactttttaaataCAGCAGCAGATGAGCCTTTTGCAA CTTGGAGACAAAAAGTATTTATCAAATTGTCTGGTGTAAAGAAAACAAGGGGAGACATAAACCTGGTTTACTATGACACACAGGGGAACTCAAAGGAATATGAAGTGGCCAG TGGAGACCTCTCTCAAGATGATGTTTACACACAGTATCTTGATGTTGAAATCAACCCCAAAAATACTACAAAAATTGAATTTCGCTGGAATAAAgccattttctctctgctctgggcaaGACTGGGAGCAGAAACAGTCAATATAATACATGGAGCAGATGGACATAG gtCAACTTTTTGTGGCCATGGAACTGTGGCATATGGAGAGCCTCAGATACTTACACCTTGCTAG